The DNA window CTCTATCCTTCTGGAACATACTCCCCTCACCATGGATAAAACCGGTGTTGATATCTCCAGACTGTGGAGCATTTCATTTACCTTTTCCGGATCTAGTGGAGGTGTGTCCGGGGAGATACTTCCTATGCTTAGGCTTGATATAGCTATCTCTCTCAATAGAGCTTTATTTTTAACAGGCTCTTTAGAAAATTCTATCGGTTTTTTTCTTCTGAAAATATTAAACATTATTCCTCCTTTTTCGCTTGAATTATTACTTATACTTGTTTGTTGACCAAGTCGACTTTCTGTAAGTACATATTTTATTGAGTTTTTGAAAAAAAGGCCTTTTTTCAAGATTGAATGTCAACTTTTAAAATAATTTTATACTGATATAGGGTTAAAATTCAGAGCCCCTATTTTAGGTTTTGACACAAAATCTTCTATGGCATATCTGAATGCATCCATAAGGTGGTTAAAGTCGTCTATAGGCTTGTTGGTCGTGTTTCCGAATCTGTCTTTATCCCAGGTATAGTTGCTTATCTCAGTTAGGAAGTTTACACATCTTGGATGAATATAGATTTTAAACCCCTGAATAAACTGGATTCCGTTGTTGATAGAATCCTTTCCTTTGGCTGTCCCGGTTATTCTTCTGAGCCCCAGATATCTCAGTTCGTCAATAGACTTAGGTTCTGCTGAGTCAGCTGTTATCTTTTCCTTGGAGTAACCCTTTTTATTTATCTCTTCGTAGATCATCTTGTTTCTCAGGGCCTTCTTGTAAATTTCATCAAATACAAATATCTCTTTTTTCTCTAAGTCTATAAGCCCACAGAATAAAGCTGTAGGGTCGTTGGTGTACCCGAAGTCCAGCCCAAAAGCAGATTTCACACCTTTTCTGCCAGATATCTCATTGACGCTAAACTCTTTTTCTTCCCAGTTTTCATAAACCAAACCGTCAACAATACCCCACTCCCCAAGACCTGCCACCTGATAACGCCTGGGATTATTCTTTTTCATAGTCTCAAAGACTTTCAGATCTGCCTTGTCCAGAAACTCATTGCACTTATAGTTAGTAGTTTTGGCAAGTATGTCCGGGTCGTCTTCTGCATCAAAGAACCTTCTCTTTACCCAGTGCTTTTCATTCCATGGGTTGAGTGTCAGAGTAATCTGCTTAAATAAATCCCCTGGAGACTGCCCCCTTATTGATTCATCCAGCATGTTAAAGCTATCTTCATTGGTGATCTCATAACATTCCTCTAACCACATCCAACAGAGCATACCTGTTTCCACTGTTATGGATGTTATCTTAAGTGGATCATCAAGGCCCCTGAAAAGTATCTTTTGTCCTGTAGGTTTATAGGTCATCTCTATTGGTGACTCTTTTGTCTCCCAATGTTCAGATACTCCCAGCCTGTTTATAGCCCATTTCAAATCTGAGTAGCAGCTGTCTTTTAAAGTTCTGAATACCTTCCTAACCACTAGAAGGTTTGCCTGGGGATGTTCCATCATTTTGTAGATATAGTAAAGTGCTGTGGTCTTTGATTTTTTAGATGCACGGGATCCTTTGCACACACGATACCTGCCTTTAAAATACCAATAGTCCTTATAACCTTTTCCTATAAGGTCAGGTAAATATAACCTTTTATTCTTCAAGTTCATCTTCTCCATAAATGATTATAGGCAGTGATCCCTCTACATTTAATTTGTCAGTGAATATACTGTACCTTTTCCCCAGGAGTTCAGCACATTTATTGGCATCCTTTATGGATATTTTCTTTTTAATTATTCTGGCTTCACTGTAACCCTCTCCACAACCTTCTATCACCACAACTTCCTCTTCCAACTCTTGCCGCATACCCTTGCTCAAATACTCCATAACTTCTTTTGCATCTGCTATCCTGTCTGAATCTATCTGAGCTAGTCTTTCGTCGATATACGCTTTTACATGAGGTTTTGTAAGGTTCTCACACCCCATTTCTCTTGCAGTCTTCTTAGAATATCCTGCTTTTATAGCTGCTTCTGTTGCATTCGCCAGCTCTATATAAAAATCAGCAAAAGCTTTCTGTTTTAACGTAAGTTTCACAGCCACACCTCCATCTTAAATAACCTTTATATAAAAATAAAAAGTGGTTATGATTTCATAACCACCTTAGTAAAAAAAATTTCCACCACGCATTTTTACAGAAGTCTTGAACTTTCTGACTTTTTTATCAATATTTTTCAACATGCTTCTGATCGTCTCGATAGAATAGTTGAAATAATCAGCAGCTTCTTGGTGAGCCCAATTGAGTTTTCTAACTCTTAACCATACTTCATGTTCTATCTCAGTGGTCACCCCTTTAACAATATCTTCCTCTAACCTTTGATTTATTGTTATCCCTTGGGAAGTAATATTTGCTTCTGAATCATTTGAGTCCATGAGCTCGCTTGAATGCTCTTTATATGCAGTTTTTGACATTACTCCACTCCTTTAGACCTAAAACTAGTATGTCACTCTAAAATAATATACATCCCTGCTTTTTCCTTATCCACCTCATGCCCTAAAAAGACAGGTATCACGTTATGGCAATCGTCATCTTCCAGCCATCCATACTTTTGCATAAGATCCAGAGGTAATTGAGCTGCGTTAATATAATCAAACTTCCTTTTGGAATCCCTGATAAAGTAAAATCCTATTTTATAAGGCTTTTCCTTCCCTTGGAGAGCTTTAAGGAATTTATTCCGTTTAATCACATATTCAGCCTCAGAGGTCTTAATATATCTTTTGCAGGTGTCCGACATTACTAAAAATTTTCCAGTCCACTGCTTCGAGTTTTTTGAACTAGGCACATTCCCAGATATAAAGATCTTAGTCATAGTACCCGCTTTGGATTCTCTCCAGAGTCCTGTCTATTTTCTGCTTGATTTTTCCCTTTATATCATCCCTATGGACTTCGAGTATGTAATTAAAGTGATGATGCAGGCCATGCCCCTCTAAAGCATTTTTAAAGTGCCTGCAGTGGTCCTCAAAGTCTCTCCTGATAGTGCTTGTGGAATTGGCGATCATTTGTTCACAGGTGACGATCCTATCTGCCAGTTCATCCTTAACGTTATCTAGTGCTTTCTGAGAAGGTCCCATCACAAATCTTTGTAGTGCAAGGAGTAATTCAAAGCCCTCACATTTGGTCTGTTCTAGTTGTGCAGAACCACCGAAGTGGTTGAATATGCTGTTGTTCTTAATTTTATAATCCTTTGATATCATATACCCTCCCTGTGATATTGCTTAGTATTCCTAATGTCTGATTGTATATTTCAAGCTTTTCTTTCAAAGCCTTATTTTCAGTTTTATATGCATCTATATTTTCATATGCTATTTCAAGGTCAACTGCCAGATCTGTATTCATGATTTCAAATTTTTTCAATTTTTCATTTAGTTTTTCTATGCATGGGTGAGGTGTTTTCAGTTTATGAGGCACACTCTTTTTAAGCTCATTATCCAGATATTTGTTGACGTTGTTTGCATATTCTATTTGTGATTCAAGATCCAAAATAACGCTATCTTTTTCAGAAATCTCTTTCTCTCTTTCCGATATCACATCTAATGCATCTTGGAGCATATCTTTCTTGTCTGAATGCATCTTACCATCTCCATTTATTTTGTTTTTAGGCTTCAGTCTGGCTATTTTATTTCTTACCTGTGTTACAGGAACATTCAATTTTTTTGAAATTTCATTTGCCGTCATTTTGCCCTTGTTGTCGATTATGAACTGCTCTTCCTCTTTGGTCCAAATCTTCCGCATTGCCCCCCCTTTATGTCATCAAGCTGTTTTTTCTTGTATTTCCAAAACCTCCTCAGACTTTCCATGCTGCCTATGCTATACCTGGCCAGATATTTTCTCTGGTCGCCAGGCATCATGTTGCCGGCTTTCTTTCCCAGTTCCTCCAGGAAGGCCACAGTTTTTTCCAGGATCTCTTTTTCGGTCATGCTAGGCTAAGAATGCCTTGAATTTATCTTGTGAGACCTTCCTTTTGCTCGCGCCCTCAACCAACACTGGATAACACATCTCTTTGATACGGTCCTTGATCCTGTCTTTACCGTCGATAGAGAAATATTTTGTGATCTCACATAATTTTCTGTCATTGTTGAAATTCAAGTTAGTTGAAATAACCATGGGCTTTCCAGACCTGTACCTGGTATCAATTAGGGTAAAAATTTTCTCGATTACCCATTCAGTTTTTTTCTCTGACCCAAAGTCATCTAGAATTAGGAGATCGCAGTTTTTAACATGATCTAGAACATCCCTTTCAGCTTCTGCCCATTCACTTCTGAGCTTATTCAGATACCCGTTAAGACTTAATGCTAGAACTGTTTTACCGTTGCCCATAAGATGGTTTGCTATGCAGGCGGTAGAAAAAGTTTTACCTGTCCCAACATCCCCGTAAAGAATGATCCCAACGTCTGATCCATTTTTTTCAATGAATTTCTCAGCGTATCTTTTGGCTAAAAGCATATGCTTTTCTGACATATCGGCATTCTCAAACCTGCTTTCAATGAATTTTTTATCAACAACTGAAATATTTTTAAATTTTCGAACCCTGTTCATGATTCGCTCTCTAACCAGGGCTTTTTCTTCCTCAAGGGCCTGCCTTTCTGCCTTAATCTCCGAACAATTACAGCTGGGGACATACTGCAGTCTAGAAAGAAAATTATAATCTTTTAAAGTTTCCTGGAGTTCCTCCCAGTTTTCATTCTCCTTGTATGGTTCACCGCAATCTCTACAGTATTTCATCCAAAAGACCTCCTATATTTCCACAATCAGTATATTCAGTGGGCTTAAACTCTATAATTTTACTATTTGATTTTTTAATAAAATCTTTATCGTCATAGTCTCCCATTGCTATTTTCTCCCAAGTAGAGCGGTTTAAAAACATTCGCTTGGTAGGTTTCAATTCTTTTTCTCCCCTGAGATATAAACTATTCCTGTAAGATTTCATAGGGTTCAATTTTAGGTCTGAGCACCAGTTTATAATTCGACTCATTTCAGTGGATGAAAATTTTATTCCCTGACGCATGAGTTGATTTATAAATTCACCAGATGATTTATCTATGTCTGACTGACTGTCATTCCTTATCTTAGTTTCCTTAAACTTAGTTTCCTTAGGGGTACATTTCATGTCACTACCGGTAGGTACATCAAATGTACCTGGTGTAGTGACATCATTTGTACCTACTGCATCTAATGTAGGTACATTAATTGTATCTGGTGTCTCGTCTATACTAGGTACATCACATGTAGGTACATTTTGGGGTTTGTTAGGTATATTTTTTAAAAAATATAAGTTAGATTTTCCTTTTCTTTTTGTCATTTCTAAAAAATCTTTTTCAATGAGTTTATTGATATATTTTGTTATGGTTCTTTTGTCTTTTAGTCCTGTTACTTTTAACAGCCTGTCACGACTTGGGAAGCATTCTCCCCTACCGTTTGCGTGTCGTGCAAGTACCATATATATAAGTCTCTCCATCGGCTCTAGATCGTCTCTGTCTATGAGAGAGTTCTCTAGAAAGAAGTATCCTATTTCTCGTTTGTCTCTGATCGCTGCCATTTATAACCTCCATTTTTAATTAGAGGACCAGCCACGATCCTCAATTTATGTTCTTATGAGAGCCCCCAAAGGGCAGGCCGTGGCTGGCTGTCCCATGGAAACTCTAATAAAAACATAAAATTATTTGTCAAAAACGTAAATACGCTGGTTATATTTATGTCCGAACCAGCAACGGACAACCGTCTTTTATCTTCAAGGAGCCTGCACATGCAGTAAAGACTCTTCCAAAGAGCCTCTTCGGTACAGTCAAGAGAAGCGAGAAAAGAGGGTTTTGGGATCCCTCCGGGGGAGTCCCTTGACTGTACTGAGGAAGCCCTATAGGGGCTGTTAATTATCCTCCCAAAAAGTTATAATGATATTGGCACATATAAATTAAAACTTAAGGAGGTGATAATTATGACAAAAATTTATGCAAATCTAATTGGAAATTGGACTCTACTCACTGAATCAGATACAATCATGAACGAAAATCCTTATGTATGGGTAAAAGAAAAAAACATACAAGAGCATGATTTTATATGGGTAGGTCATGAAAACACTGGTTATAGAATTCATGTTTCACAAATTCAAATTACAAATTAATTTCCAACTCTACATTCTTAACCATGCTCTCAGTTATCTTGAGGGCATTTTTATTTGCCATGCTGGAATAGGCTCTCTCTACCTCATCCCTGAGAATTTTCCATTCCTTATAGGTCAAACCATCAAGTTCTTTAAAAATCTTTTCCACTCTCTCACCTCCTTAAAATAAAACTTGAAACAATATACCTTTCAAGGCATAATTCCTCTGGTGGCGGATATTAGGTTCTTACTGCAACCTCATGGGAGAAGTCGGTAAAGACCACATTTTAGATCAACTTAAGTAATATTTAATTCTCCGCCACCTTTGGAAGCTCTACTTTCATAACTATTTTCTTTTCCACTATTTCTTCACTGATCATTCTTTTTGCCTTGCCAGTAAGTTTTTTAAGGTACCTTCTCAGTACTCGTTTTTTTTTCTTCTGAAAATTCCTCACTCTCTCGCCTCCTTGGATTTATCCTCCCAAAAAGTTATAATAAGATTGCCAAAAACTATTAAACTTTTCAGGAGGTTATTTATTTGAAAATATTTGAATTCATAAAGGAATTGATCTTACACCCAATAACTCAAGTTATGTCCACTATTGTATCTTTTACTGTAGGAATTTTAGCCTTAAATTATTACAGATACTTTATACCTATCTATAAGTTTAAAGTTTTAAAAGCTATGAAATTTGAAAGCAAATGCATAGTGTTGGAAATTGAATTAGACAACCCAACTTTTAACTTCGTCCAGGTAAAAAGATTAAGGCTGATTTTTAAAAAAAACTCACTGGCTCCTGCCTCGCAATTCGAAGATTTGTTTAATAGAAAACAATTTAGAACTATTCCCTCTGGTGTGAAAGACAAAGAATATAGTATCTATGAAAATAAACGTGCTGCTTATTATCGAAATTTTATGAAAACTTATAAAGTCACAGATGATACAGTCTTAAATCTCGATGATGGGAGCACAATAACATTTCACATTATTCTCCCGTTATCAGAAAACATACGTTTGTCAAAAAGTAAACTACGTTTAGAAATGACCCGAGGAAGCATAAATATCCCATTAAAGAATATCCACTTTTCAGAAGTGTAAACCCTAATTTAAAAGAAACTATCGTAAAAATAAATTGTGGAATTATATAAGCATTTCCTATCATTTTCACTCCTTATCTCCTTATTCAGATTGTAACCGGATAGGCATTGGACAAACTTTAAGGTTATCTTTTACGGTATCTGAACTTAAGTAAAGGGTTGATTCTTTTTTCTTCAGTTCGATACCGTAAAGGAAATCTATGTTAATTTTTAATTTGTCCCACTCTGATTTACTAAGTTTTGATAATTCTTCGTATAATTTTTCAGATATTTCCACTCTCTCACCTCCTTCTTTAAATTTAGATTTAAATCCAAATCTAAAGGTGCAAATTTTTTTATTGTTTTGCTTTTAATACAATTTCTTTGGTTTCGTCATTATAATAAACATCAACAATTTCAAACAGATGATCTTTTTCTATTTCTTTTATTATAGCATTAGGGATAGTAATCCCTTTAGAATTTCCAGTATTAAATATTTTTCTTTCGCCTAAAAATAAAATCATAACAACTCCTTTGACATTACAAAATGCGATTTAAATCTAAATCAAGTATAACGTCTTTCCAATACTATGTCAATATTAGATTAAAATTAATATATATTTTCTAAAGTTATTAGTAAAATTTACATGGATTAAAAAAAGCCCCTATACTTAGAGGCTCAAAAAAATTCTATAAAATTTTCATAGTTAAAATAATAAAATTAGACAAGATTTGGTATTTCAAAAGAACTTTCATCATGTTTAGAGCTTATACAATTTCTACCTTTATGTTTTGATATATAAAGAGCATCATCTGATCTTTTAATTGTCTTATCTATAGTCTCGTATCTTTTATGCTGTGCAACACCACAACTGATGGTTAGCTTTGGAATTTTTTCAAATGTGAACCGTTCAACTTTATCACGTAATTTTTCTGCTAAGGTCACAGCACCTTTTATATCTGTTTCAGGTAATATTATCATAAATTCATCCCCGCCGTGTCTTCCAAAAATATCCTGTTCTCGTAGATTAGATGAGATTAATGGAGCCAACTCTTTTAAGACAGAATCACCAATTAAATGGCCATAAGTGTCATTTATTTTTTTAAAATAGTCTATATCGAAATATATGATCGATAAAGGCGTGTCATTTCTATCTGAAATCTTCTTTAACAAATCAAATCTATTAATCATTTCATACCTATTATAAACACCAGTAAGGCTATCTGTATGAGCAAGCTGTTTAAGCTTTTCAGTAATTAATTCATTCTTTTTTATTATTAAATATATCCCTGTAAGGAGAAGGGTGAATGAGATAATTTTCGCAAAATCTTCACAAATATTTTTTAAAATTTTAGGATATTCACATATTTCATCCATAACATCTGAAACATGACCTAAAAAGGACAATGCAAATCCTATGTTGAATAGATTGTAAATTTTACTAGATTCCTTATATTTTTGAATTAAAATAAATAATACCAGAATTATTGACGCCATTGTCGCTTCTAGAAAAAAATCAACCATATCTACATTTTTATCAACTTTATAATTTTTATAGATAAAAGAACAGTAAATACTGATCAAAATCAGAAAAAACAAAATATAAATTTTACTTTTTTTATTCATAAAAAACTCCTTTTTTGTTTTTAAGGCTTGAATTGTAAAATTATAGTATGTAAATCGACTAATTTTGTCAAGTTATATTGTTTTTTTAATACTTAATATTAGAGTCTATCCAAATTAATATTTGTAATTTTAATGTTTATATAGTAATAAATAAAGGAAATCTTTAAAAATTAAAGGAAGGAGTCTTAAATGAAACCAATTTTTAAGTTTAAGCATTACAATAACTTTCTACCTATTTTAAGCTTAATACTTGTAATTATTCTATGCCTAAACATAGTTATCCTATTAGAGAAAAAAAAAGGAATGGAAGATATTAATTTTAAACTTTTACAAGCTTCAAAAAATATAAAATATGTTTTAGGAAATGACTTCATAAAATCAAATATAGATGAAAATACTTACTCTAAAGAATCTATAGTTAAAAAAGGAACTCTTCTAAATCAAATGGCAAAGAAATTTGAAGTTGACTATCTGTATATTTTAGTAAAAAAAAATGATGATATTCACTACGCCATTATTTCAGAGGAATTAGAAGAACTTCAAAAAGATTCGAAGGCATATTATTGGCAAAGTCTAAAAGATACGAAGGATGATTCTTTTGATTTAACTCGTATGGCTTTTGATAGTAAAAAACCTATTTTTTTTGACAGCAACGACATATGGGGAAGTTATCACTCAGTATATGTAAGAGAGAGTTCAAACGACGGGACTACTTATATCGCTGGAGCTGATATAAAAACTTCTTTTTTAAAAAATCATATATTAAGCCACACCTTTATGCTTTTTGTTAATACTGTAATAATATTTTTATTTTCTATACCTTTTTTATTTTCTTTTAGAAAACTAAAATCAGAATACGTATTATTAAAAAATAATTGCAAAAAAAAAGACTCTTTTGATTCCTTAACCGGTGCATATAACAGAAAAGAAGGTTTGAAAATTCTAAATTCTCTTGCAGAACCTGGAACAGTTCCTATCTCAGTATGTCTAATAGATATAGAGAGTTTAGGGCGTATAAATGAGAAAAGAGGACTTCAATCTGGAGATGATATAATAAAAATTGTTGTAAGTATATTAAAATACAGTTTTAGACATACTGATAAAGTGGTTCGGTTAGAAGGAGATAAATTCATGGTCATTCTACCAGACTGTTCCAGTGATGCTAAGGAAATTATTATAAAAAAACTTTTAAAAAAACTATCGATGTTCAACAAACTAAATAAAAAAAATTATTTTATAAAACTTCATGTTTTATATGTTCAATATAAAGATGAGAATGTCGAATCTTTTATAAATAATTCTCTAAACCGTTTGATTTTGAATAAAAAAAATCAACCAGTTGAAGATTTAATTATCCAAGAAGAAATCTTATCAGGTATCACAAATAATGAATTTAAGACATTTTTTCAACCAAAAATTTTTTCAAAAGAGAAGAAGATTGAATTTGAAGCCCTAGTAAGGTGGTTCCATCCAGAAAAAGGAATGATTCCACCAAACAAATTTATCCCTATTGCAGAAGATTCATTTCTTATTTACAGAATAACTGAACTTGTACTAAGAGATTCTTTAGAAGCAGCTAAAAGGCTAAATACGCGTATATCTATTAATATATCTTCAGTAATATTTGAAAATGAAACGCTTATAAATGACATAAGAAATATATTGATGGATTATGAATCCAGAAATCTTATAACATTTGAGATAACAGAAAGAACAGCCATGATAAACTCTTCTTCAACACTAAAAATAATGGAAATATTAACAAATTTAGGAGTAGAATTTTCTATTGACGATTTTGGAACTGGATATTCATCTCTTAGTTACATAGGAAAATTTCCAATATCAGAATTAAAAATTGACAGATCATTTATAAATGACTTAGAAATCAATAAAATAAATCCATTAATAATTAATTTCTCTTTAAAAATAGGAGAACTAGCGGGGTTCAAGGTTATTGCTGAAGGGGTTGAAACAAAAGAACAAATAGAAAAATTAATATCTTTAGGATGTTATAATTTCCAGGGATATTATTTTGACAAGGCACAACCTCTAGATGCTATTTTAGAAGATTATTCAAAATATAAATATTTAGATAAAATGGACTTTTATACCTTGGAAAAGCTTTAGAAATATGATAATATTCTAAATTGTTAAGATTCAACCATCTTTAAAATTATACGACTGTTTAAATCTCCCCTGATTTAGACAGTTGTACCCCCAATTATAATTCCAAGCAATTGCGCTTGGATTTTTTATTTTTAGAACTTTTTAAAAATATGGCTCAGGACTATGCTGAAAGAAATAAGCTGGGATTATGGAGGAATCCTAACCCTACGGCTCCATGGGACCACAGGAATGGGCAGAGGAGCTCAAACACTGTTTCAAAACCAGTTGAGAGCAGTCAAAAGCTGGAAAATGTAGTTTATGTTACTAAGAGCGGGAAGAAGTATCACAGATCCACCTGTAGGTGTGCTGCCAAAGCTACCAGGTCTATGCCTCGATCTGAGGCTGAGGCTCTTGGGTATGGGGCTTGTGGGGTTTGTAAGCCGTGAGATAAAAAAGAGCCCCGTATAGGGGCTTGGGTTAACTTTATCAATATTTAACTAGAAAAGTTTTATACTTATAAAACAATTTTTCTTTTATTTTGTCTTTGAAATATGTAATAAGATCTTTCATGATTATTAAATTCCCTTTTTTATAAATTATAAAATGGATTCCAGTTAAAATATCTTCTATATACAAATAATCTTTAAAATTTGAATATTTCCATTTCACCTTCAAAACTAGACTAGTAACCTCTAAATTTGAAAAAGCTCTTAAAATATTTTCTTCCCAATTCTCAATCAAAGATACTCTATTGTCAATATTTCTTACAAAATTAATTGGGGGGCCAGCTGTACTAACTGGATTATAGGACATATACATACCTTTGTTACCTTGCATAATAAACAATACATTGTTAGTAATAAAATTTTTAATTTCTTTTATCGAATAGTTATTACAACCATTTATTTTATTCAATTTTGGCGGTAATAACTTATCTAATTTTTCACTTTCTAATAGTTTTATAAAATACTCATAATCATATATCCGATTATGTAACCCTATATCTAAAAAGTAAACTTCATGTTTTGTATAAATCAAATAAATTAAATCATCCTTTGTTAAATGATAATGGGTGATGTTTAAATTTAACAGTAGACTATCTAAATAAACTTTTTTATTTAGATCTTCTTTTAAATTAAAAAATTCATATGAAGCATCATTTAAGTATTTATTACTTTTATCATTTAAAGATAAATCCCCTTTTAGTAAAAAATTTTCTAATTTTTGAACTCTTTGATTTTTATCAGAAGTTAAATTGATTAATTTTTTTTTAAAATTATTTGAATAGTATATTTCTCTTTTTATCCCATCAAATTTTACTTTCTTAGATTTAATAATTGCTAGTTCGTATTTCAATATTAGATCTTCATTCCCTAATGCTTGTGGCAATTTTTTTTCAAATTTTCTTCTTGATTTTCCACTACTTTTTTCTAGAACTACTTTTATTAATTCTTCTTCATAATCTCTTAATAAATTAATTTCTATTTTTTTCATACTAACTCCTTATATACTTTATGTAAAAAAAGCCCCGAAAGGGGTAGAAAGTTATTAGCAAGTGAAATTTCTGAATAAAACTTGACTTATCTTTTTTGTTTTATTAAACTTAGAGTATTAAAGTTAGGGGAGGGGAATGTATGAGATATATTGTCAGTTTAGGTATTGTAAGTATTATTTTCCTCTGTATTTCAAATACTGCTTTCGCGTATTTTTTTGCTAAAAATGACCTGCTGTGTCTTTTGATTTCTCTGATTTTATTTTTTTGTTTTTTTTATATCGAAGTAGATTCTTCAAAAAATATAAGCATAAATATTTTTAATCGTCTATTTTAGGAACCTTGAATTCAAGGTTCTTTTTCATTGCCTCTATTTTTTCTAAAGGGATATCTTGTCCCATTTTCTCTATAAGTTTATTTAATACCTCTATCTTATCTTTCTCCATTTTATGTCTGTGTCTTTGTTCAATGTAATCATGGAGTGTTTTCCCACCAGCTTTTTCTAATCCAAATTCTCCAAAATTAACCTTTAAAGAACCACCATTAAAAATTTGACCTAAAACTGAAAGAGCTGTAGCACCTGCAAAAATTATGGCGATTATGTCCCCTTTTGAACAAACACTAGTTTTTGTAACTATTTTTTCATTTTTATCTTCTATAAGATTAATTATTTTTTCTGCATAACTCAGAACATCAAAAAAAGTTTTCATATCAGAGGCACAAACTTCTGAATTAGTATCTATTTTGTATTTTATATGAATTCTGTTATCTATTACAAATACATCATGTAAAAGTTTGTTAACCTCATATCTCATGCTATCTGATAATTTAGATATGGAATGTGGCGAAAATAAATGAAGCAGTAACTTGGGGTTCAAATTGTCCTTTGGTAATATTTTTAACCATTGCACATTTCTAAATTTATTAA is part of the uncultured Ilyobacter sp. genome and encodes:
- a CDS encoding ATP-binding protein, with translation MKYCRDCGEPYKENENWEELQETLKDYNFLSRLQYVPSCNCSEIKAERQALEEEKALVRERIMNRVRKFKNISVVDKKFIESRFENADMSEKHMLLAKRYAEKFIEKNGSDVGIILYGDVGTGKTFSTACIANHLMGNGKTVLALSLNGYLNKLRSEWAEAERDVLDHVKNCDLLILDDFGSEKKTEWVIEKIFTLIDTRYRSGKPMVISTNLNFNNDRKLCEITKYFSIDGKDRIKDRIKEMCYPVLVEGASKRKVSQDKFKAFLA
- a CDS encoding bifunctional diguanylate cyclase/phosphodiesterase, producing the protein MKPIFKFKHYNNFLPILSLILVIILCLNIVILLEKKKGMEDINFKLLQASKNIKYVLGNDFIKSNIDENTYSKESIVKKGTLLNQMAKKFEVDYLYILVKKNDDIHYAIISEELEELQKDSKAYYWQSLKDTKDDSFDLTRMAFDSKKPIFFDSNDIWGSYHSVYVRESSNDGTTYIAGADIKTSFLKNHILSHTFMLFVNTVIIFLFSIPFLFSFRKLKSEYVLLKNNCKKKDSFDSLTGAYNRKEGLKILNSLAEPGTVPISVCLIDIESLGRINEKRGLQSGDDIIKIVVSILKYSFRHTDKVVRLEGDKFMVILPDCSSDAKEIIIKKLLKKLSMFNKLNKKNYFIKLHVLYVQYKDENVESFINNSLNRLILNKKNQPVEDLIIQEEILSGITNNEFKTFFQPKIFSKEKKIEFEALVRWFHPEKGMIPPNKFIPIAEDSFLIYRITELVLRDSLEAAKRLNTRISINISSVIFENETLINDIRNILMDYESRNLITFEITERTAMINSSSTLKIMEILTNLGVEFSIDDFGTGYSSLSYIGKFPISELKIDRSFINDLEINKINPLIINFSLKIGELAGFKVIAEGVETKEQIEKLISLGCYNFQGYYFDKAQPLDAILEDYSKYKYLDKMDFYTLEKL
- a CDS encoding SAM-dependent methyltransferase; the encoded protein is MTEKEILEKTVAFLEELGKKAGNMMPGDQRKYLARYSIGSMESLRRFWKYKKKQLDDIKGGQCGRFGPKRKSSS
- a CDS encoding terminase small subunit; translation: MKLTLKQKAFADFYIELANATEAAIKAGYSKKTAREMGCENLTKPHVKAYIDERLAQIDSDRIADAKEVMEYLSKGMRQELEEEVVVIEGCGEGYSEARIIKKKISIKDANKCAELLGKRYSIFTDKLNVEGSLPIIIYGEDELEE
- a CDS encoding PBSX family phage terminase large subunit, translated to MKNKRLYLPDLIGKGYKDYWYFKGRYRVCKGSRASKKSKTTALYYIYKMMEHPQANLLVVRKVFRTLKDSCYSDLKWAINRLGVSEHWETKESPIEMTYKPTGQKILFRGLDDPLKITSITVETGMLCWMWLEECYEITNEDSFNMLDESIRGQSPGDLFKQITLTLNPWNEKHWVKRRFFDAEDDPDILAKTTNYKCNEFLDKADLKVFETMKKNNPRRYQVAGLGEWGIVDGLVYENWEEKEFSVNEISGRKGVKSAFGLDFGYTNDPTALFCGLIDLEKKEIFVFDEIYKKALRNKMIYEEINKKGYSKEKITADSAEPKSIDELRYLGLRRITGTAKGKDSINNGIQFIQGFKIYIHPRCVNFLTEISNYTWDKDRFGNTTNKPIDDFNHLMDAFRYAIEDFVSKPKIGALNFNPISV
- a CDS encoding GGDEF domain-containing protein, whose product is MNKKSKIYILFFLILISIYCSFIYKNYKVDKNVDMVDFFLEATMASIILVLFILIQKYKESSKIYNLFNIGFALSFLGHVSDVMDEICEYPKILKNICEDFAKIISFTLLLTGIYLIIKKNELITEKLKQLAHTDSLTGVYNRYEMINRFDLLKKISDRNDTPLSIIYFDIDYFKKINDTYGHLIGDSVLKELAPLISSNLREQDIFGRHGGDEFMIILPETDIKGAVTLAEKLRDKVERFTFEKIPKLTISCGVAQHKRYETIDKTIKRSDDALYISKHKGRNCISSKHDESSFEIPNLV
- a CDS encoding helix-turn-helix domain-containing protein, with translation MAAIRDKREIGYFFLENSLIDRDDLEPMERLIYMVLARHANGRGECFPSRDRLLKVTGLKDKRTITKYINKLIEKDFLEMTKRKGKSNLYFLKNIPNKPQNVPTCDVPSIDETPDTINVPTLDAVGTNDVTTPGTFDVPTGSDMKCTPKETKFKETKIRNDSQSDIDKSSGEFINQLMRQGIKFSSTEMSRIINWCSDLKLNPMKSYRNSLYLRGEKELKPTKRMFLNRSTWEKIAMGDYDDKDFIKKSNSKIIEFKPTEYTDCGNIGGLLDEIL